The Pongo abelii isolate AG06213 chromosome 20, NHGRI_mPonAbe1-v2.0_pri, whole genome shotgun sequence genome window below encodes:
- the POP4 gene encoding ribonuclease P protein subunit p29 (The RefSeq protein has 1 substitution compared to this genomic sequence), which translates to MKSVIYHALSQKEANDSDVQPSGAQRAEAFVRAFLKRSTPRMSPQAREDQLQRKAVVLEYFTRHKRKEKKKKAKGLSARQRRELRLFDIKPEQQRYSLFLPLHELWKQYIRDLCNGLKPDTQPQMIQAKLLKADLHGAIISVTKSKCPSYVGITGILLQETKHIFKIITKEDRLKVIPKLNCVFTVEIDGFISYIYGSKFQLRSSERSAKKFKAKGTIDL; encoded by the exons CCTTCAGGAGCACAGCGGGCCGAGGCCTTCGTGAGGGTCTTCCTGAAGCGCAGCACGCCCCGCATGAGCCCACAGGCCCGCGAGGACCAGCTGCAGCGCAAGGCGGTGGTCCTGGAGTACTTCACCCGCCACAAGcgcaaggagaagaagaagaaagccaaAGGCCTCTCTGCCAGGCAAAGGAGGGAGCTGCGACTCTTTGACATTAAACCAGAGCAGCAGAG ATACAGCCTTTTCCTCCCTCTCCATGAACTCTGGAAACAGTACATCAGGGACCTGTGCAATGGGCTCAAGCCAGACAC GCAGCCACAGATGATTCAGGCCAAGCTGTTAAAGGCAGATCTTCACGGGGCTATTATTTCAG TGACAAAATCCAAATGCCCCTCTTATGTGGGTATTACAGGAATCCTTCTACAGGAAACAAAGcacattttcaaaattatcaCCAAAGAAGACCGCCTGAAAG ttatcccCAAGCTAAACTGCGTGTTCACTGTGGAAATCGATGGCTTTATTTCCTACATTTATGGGAGCAAATTCCAGCTTCGGTCAAGTGAACGGTCTGCGAAGAAGTTCAAAGCGAAGGGAACGATTGACCTGTGA